One window of Staphylococcus chromogenes genomic DNA carries:
- a CDS encoding acetyl-CoA carboxylase carboxyltransferase subunit alpha: protein MLEFEKSIQEIKNKIDSLKDAQSKNDVDLSDEIDMLEAALQTEKEKVYTSLKPWDRVQIARLQERPTTLDYISHIFEDFIEFHGDRNFRDDPAIIGGLAFFNGIPVTVIGHQRGKDTKDNIYRNFGMAHPEGYRKALRLMKQAEKFNRPIFTFIDTKGAYPGKAAEERGQSESIARNLIEMASLSVPIIAIVIGEGGSGGALGLGVSNRILMLENSTYSVISPEGAAGILWKDSALAKIAAETMKITAYDLKELQIIDEVVKEPLGGAHHDIERQAKQIKEAFTRHLKAFQQMDEKAIKEDRFNKFRQMGTFVE, encoded by the coding sequence ATGCTTGAATTTGAAAAATCTATTCAAGAAATTAAAAACAAAATCGATTCTTTAAAGGATGCTCAGTCAAAAAATGATGTCGACCTTTCAGATGAAATTGACATGCTAGAAGCAGCGCTGCAAACAGAGAAAGAAAAAGTTTATACATCGTTAAAACCTTGGGATCGTGTGCAAATTGCACGTCTACAGGAACGTCCAACTACACTTGATTATATTTCACATATTTTTGAAGACTTTATCGAATTCCATGGAGATCGTAATTTTAGAGATGACCCTGCGATTATTGGGGGACTCGCATTCTTCAATGGAATCCCAGTCACTGTGATAGGACATCAACGTGGGAAAGATACTAAAGATAACATTTATCGTAATTTTGGGATGGCTCATCCTGAAGGTTATCGTAAAGCGTTACGTTTAATGAAACAGGCCGAAAAGTTCAATAGACCTATTTTTACATTTATAGACACAAAAGGCGCTTATCCAGGTAAAGCTGCGGAAGAACGCGGACAAAGCGAGTCTATAGCACGTAATTTAATTGAAATGGCAAGTTTATCGGTGCCAATTATTGCAATTGTGATTGGTGAAGGTGGAAGTGGCGGTGCATTAGGACTTGGCGTGAGTAACCGCATTCTAATGCTCGAAAACAGTACCTATTCGGTTATATCGCCAGAAGGGGCTGCTGGTATACTTTGGAAAGATAGTGCTTTAGCTAAAATTGCTGCTGAAACAATGAAAATTACGGCGTATGATTTAAAAGAACTTCAAATTATAGATGAAGTCGTTAAAGAGCCTTTAGGTGGGGCCCATCACGACATTGAGCGTCAAGCTAAACAAATTAAAGAGGCATTTACAAGACATTTAAAAGCGTTTCAACAAATGGATGAAAAAGCGATCAAGGAAGATCGTTTTAATAAATTTAGACAAATGGGTACATTTGTTGAATAA
- the pfkA gene encoding 6-phosphofructokinase: MKKIAVLTSGGDAPGMNAAVRAVVRKAIYHNIEVYGVYQGYQGLINDDIHKLELGSVGDTIQRGGTFLYSARCPEFKEKSVRAKGIENLRKRGIEGLVVIGGDGSYRGAQRITEECHDIQTIGIPGTIDNDINGTDFTIGFDTALNTIIESVDKIRDTASSHARTFIIEVMGRDCGDLALWSGLAVGAESIILPETEYNIQDIAEKIQHGIDRGKKHSIIIVAEGCMSGNTCADELTKYINVDARVSVLGHIQRGGSPTGMDRVLASRMGGYAMELLMNGETAKGVGIKDNHLTATDFDQIFNATSENKINERMLELTKELSI, encoded by the coding sequence ATGAAAAAGATTGCTGTTTTAACAAGTGGAGGAGATGCTCCGGGAATGAACGCAGCGGTTCGTGCGGTTGTTCGTAAAGCGATTTATCACAACATTGAAGTTTATGGAGTTTATCAAGGTTACCAAGGTTTAATTAATGACGATATTCATAAACTTGAGCTCGGTTCTGTTGGAGATACCATTCAACGTGGGGGCACGTTTTTATATTCTGCCCGTTGCCCAGAATTTAAAGAAAAGAGTGTTAGAGCTAAAGGTATAGAAAACTTAAGAAAACGTGGGATTGAAGGCCTTGTGGTTATTGGTGGTGATGGAAGTTATCGTGGTGCGCAACGCATTACTGAAGAATGCCACGATATTCAAACCATTGGAATTCCTGGAACAATTGATAATGATATTAATGGGACTGACTTTACTATTGGATTTGATACAGCTTTAAATACGATTATCGAATCTGTCGATAAAATCAGAGATACTGCCTCAAGTCATGCCCGAACATTTATTATCGAAGTCATGGGCCGAGACTGTGGTGATTTAGCGCTTTGGTCTGGACTTGCTGTAGGTGCAGAATCTATCATATTACCAGAAACAGAATATAATATTCAAGATATTGCCGAAAAAATACAACACGGTATTGATCGTGGTAAAAAGCACTCTATCATTATTGTGGCAGAAGGTTGTATGTCAGGAAACACTTGTGCAGACGAACTAACAAAATATATCAATGTGGACGCACGTGTATCCGTATTAGGACATATCCAACGTGGAGGAAGCCCAACGGGTATGGACCGTGTGCTTGCATCAAGAATGGGTGGATATGCTATGGAATTGTTGATGAATGGTGAGACTGCAAAAGGGGTAGGTATTAAAGATAATCATTTAACAGCAACTGACTTTGATCAAATCTTTAATGCAACATCAGAAAATAAAATTAATGAACGCATGCTTGAATTAACTAAAGAATTATCGATTTAA
- the pyk gene encoding pyruvate kinase: MKRTKIVCTIGPASESEEMLEKLMRAGMNVARLNFSHGSHDEHRARIETIRKVANKLNLNIGILLDTKGPEIRTHNMKDGLITLEKGTKVSVSMTEVEGTPEMFSVTYENLINDVHEGSFILLDDGLIELQVEEIDHSAGQVHCKVLNTGELKNKKGVNLPGVSVNLPGITEKDADDIRFGIDQDVDFIAASFVRRSSDVLEIRKILEEANHHTISIIPKIENQEGIDNIDEILAVSDGLMVARGDMGVEIPPETVPIVQKELIRKCNKLGKPVITATQMLDSMQRNPRATRAEASDVANAIYDGTDAVMLSGETAAGSYPEEAVKAMHNIAVAAEQAQDYKKLLSDRTKLVETSLVNAIGVSVAHTALNLNVKAIVAATESGSTAKTISKYRPKSDILAVTPNESTARQCALMWGVYPIIKKGNYSTDELLNNAVATAIESERVVNGDLIIITAGVPTGESGTTNLMKLHLIGDELASGQGIGRTSAVGRTVVVNQASELKGKDLSNAVIVTSSIDESFVPYLDQAVGLITEEGGLTSPSAIVGLEKGIPTVVGVENVLQSVKDDVLVTVDAAQGKIFEGYANVL; the protein is encoded by the coding sequence ATGAAAAGAACAAAAATCGTATGTACGATTGGACCTGCATCAGAATCTGAAGAAATGTTAGAAAAATTAATGAGAGCAGGTATGAATGTTGCACGCTTAAATTTTTCACATGGGTCACATGACGAACATCGTGCACGTATTGAAACCATCCGAAAAGTAGCAAACAAATTAAATTTAAATATTGGTATCTTATTAGATACAAAAGGACCAGAAATTCGTACACATAACATGAAAGATGGTTTGATTACTTTAGAAAAAGGGACGAAAGTGTCTGTAAGTATGACAGAGGTCGAAGGAACGCCTGAGATGTTCTCTGTAACTTATGAAAATTTAATTAATGATGTGCATGAAGGTTCATTTATCTTACTTGATGATGGATTGATTGAATTACAAGTGGAAGAAATAGACCACAGTGCAGGTCAAGTTCACTGTAAAGTATTAAATACAGGTGAACTAAAAAATAAAAAAGGTGTAAACCTACCGGGTGTGAGTGTAAATTTACCAGGTATTACTGAAAAAGATGCGGATGATATTCGTTTTGGTATCGACCAAGATGTTGATTTTATTGCCGCTAGCTTTGTAAGACGCTCAAGTGATGTATTAGAAATTCGTAAAATTTTAGAAGAAGCGAACCATCATACGATTAGTATCATCCCTAAAATAGAAAACCAAGAAGGCATCGACAACATTGATGAAATACTTGCAGTGTCTGACGGCTTGATGGTTGCCCGTGGAGATATGGGGGTTGAAATTCCACCAGAAACGGTACCAATCGTGCAAAAAGAATTAATCCGTAAATGTAATAAACTTGGCAAACCTGTCATAACTGCGACACAAATGTTAGACTCTATGCAACGTAATCCGAGAGCCACACGTGCAGAAGCATCAGACGTTGCCAACGCTATTTATGATGGTACAGATGCTGTCATGTTATCTGGAGAAACTGCGGCAGGATCATATCCTGAAGAGGCTGTTAAAGCGATGCATAATATTGCTGTAGCTGCTGAACAAGCGCAAGATTACAAAAAATTACTATCTGATCGTACAAAACTCGTAGAGACTTCACTTGTAAATGCGATTGGTGTTTCAGTTGCTCATACCGCTTTAAACTTAAATGTAAAAGCAATTGTTGCTGCGACTGAAAGTGGTAGTACAGCGAAAACAATTTCTAAATATAGACCAAAATCTGATATTCTTGCTGTCACACCTAACGAATCAACAGCACGTCAGTGTGCATTAATGTGGGGTGTCTACCCTATCATCAAAAAAGGCAATTACTCTACAGATGAATTATTAAATAATGCTGTTGCGACAGCGATTGAATCTGAGCGTGTTGTTAATGGTGACCTTATTATTATTACTGCAGGTGTCCCTACAGGTGAATCAGGCACTACGAACTTAATGAAACTTCATCTCATTGGTGATGAACTTGCATCAGGACAAGGTATTGGCCGTACTTCTGCCGTGGGCCGTACAGTTGTTGTGAACCAAGCTTCTGAATTAAAAGGAAAAGACTTATCAAATGCAGTCATCGTCACATCTTCTATTGATGAAAGTTTCGTACCTTATCTCGATCAAGCCGTTGGCCTTATTACAGAAGAAGGTGGCTTAACTTCACCTAGCGCTATTGTAGGTTTAGAAAAAGGGATTCCTACGGTTGTAGGTGTGGAAAACGTCCTTCAAAGCGTCAAAGATGATGTATTAGTCACTGTTGATGCCGCCCAAGGTAAAATATTTGAAGGTTACGCAAACGTTCTTTAA
- a CDS encoding citrate synthase codes for MAELQKGLEGVIAAETKISSIIDSQLTYAGYDIDDLAENALFEEVMFLLWNYRLPNEKELQELKDKLHHYMTLNPRMYSHFEEYTTDEVHPMTALRTSVSYLAHFDDNADDNDEAALYERGIRIQSKIASLVTSFSRVREGKKPVKPDTSLSYAANFLYMLRGEKPTDVEVEGFNKALILHADHELNASAFTARCAVSSMSDMYSGITAAVGSLKGPLHGGANERVIRMLTEIGSVDNVEAYLKKAFDNKEKIMGFGHRVYKNGDPRAKYLKEMSQKITDETGQSELFEISVKIADIVKEEKGLLPNVDFYSATVYHSMGIEHDLFTPIFAVSRTSGWVAHILEQLRDNRIMRPRATYIGETNRKYLPIEQRD; via the coding sequence ATGGCAGAACTACAGAAAGGTCTAGAAGGTGTAATTGCTGCAGAGACAAAGATTAGTTCAATCATCGATAGCCAGTTGACTTATGCTGGATATGACATTGATGATTTGGCAGAAAATGCTTTGTTCGAAGAAGTAATGTTCCTTCTTTGGAATTACCGATTACCTAATGAGAAGGAACTACAAGAACTTAAAGATAAATTACATCATTATATGACGCTAAATCCACGTATGTATAGTCATTTTGAGGAGTATACAACTGATGAAGTTCATCCAATGACTGCGTTACGAACTTCTGTTTCGTATTTGGCGCATTTTGACGATAATGCAGATGATAATGATGAAGCAGCATTGTATGAGAGAGGTATTCGAATTCAATCTAAAATTGCTTCATTAGTAACTTCATTCTCACGCGTACGTGAAGGTAAAAAGCCAGTTAAACCTGATACTTCTCTTTCATATGCAGCGAACTTCTTGTATATGCTAAGAGGGGAAAAACCAACAGATGTTGAAGTAGAAGGTTTTAATAAAGCGTTAATTTTACATGCAGACCACGAATTAAATGCTTCTGCGTTCACAGCGCGTTGTGCAGTTTCATCTATGTCTGATATGTATTCTGGAATTACTGCAGCAGTTGGTTCATTAAAAGGACCGCTTCACGGTGGTGCAAACGAACGTGTTATACGCATGTTAACAGAAATCGGCTCAGTGGATAATGTTGAAGCGTACTTGAAAAAGGCTTTTGACAATAAAGAAAAAATTATGGGCTTTGGACATCGGGTATATAAAAACGGAGATCCTCGTGCAAAATATTTAAAAGAAATGAGCCAAAAAATTACAGATGAAACAGGACAAAGTGAATTGTTCGAAATTTCTGTTAAAATTGCGGATATCGTTAAAGAAGAAAAAGGATTACTACCTAATGTCGATTTTTATAGTGCTACAGTTTACCACAGCATGGGTATTGAACATGATTTATTTACACCAATCTTTGCGGTTAGCCGTACATCAGGTTGGGTAGCACATATTTTAGAACAATTACGAGATAATCGCATTATGAGACCTAGAGCAACATATATTGGTGAAACAAATCGCAAATATTTACCAATAGAACAACGTGATTAA
- the icd gene encoding NADP-dependent isocitrate dehydrogenase, translating to MSEKIVKTADGLNVPNQPIVPYIIGDGIGPDIWKAASRVIDEAVKKAYNGEKEISWKEVLAGQKAYDQTGEWLPQETLDTIKEYLIAIKGPLTTPIGGGIRSLNVALRQELDLFTCLRPVRWFQGVPSPVKNPQDTDMVIFRENTEDIYAGIEFKEGSEEVKKVIDFLQNEMGAKNIRFPETSGIGIKPVSKEGTERLVRAAIQYALDNNRKSVTLVHKGNIMKFTEGAFKQWGYDLAEREFGDKVFTWKQYDKIVEEKGKEEANAAQEKAEKAGKIIIKDSIADIFLQQILTRPSDHDVVATMNLNGDYISDALAAQVGGIGIAPGANINYETGHAIFEATHGTAPKYADLDKVNPSSVLLSGVLLLEHLGWQEAADLITASVEKTIASKVVTYDFARLMDGATEVKTSEFADELIKNL from the coding sequence ATGAGTGAAAAAATTGTAAAAACAGCAGATGGCTTAAATGTCCCAAATCAACCTATCGTTCCATATATTATAGGCGATGGAATTGGTCCAGACATTTGGAAAGCAGCAAGTCGTGTCATTGATGAAGCTGTCAAAAAAGCTTACAACGGTGAAAAAGAAATTTCTTGGAAAGAAGTATTAGCGGGTCAAAAAGCTTATGATCAAACTGGAGAGTGGCTACCACAAGAAACTTTGGACACGATTAAAGAATATTTAATTGCGATTAAAGGTCCATTAACAACACCGATTGGTGGAGGTATTCGCTCATTAAATGTAGCGTTACGTCAAGAGTTAGATTTATTCACATGTTTACGTCCTGTACGTTGGTTCCAAGGTGTTCCTTCACCAGTAAAAAATCCTCAAGATACAGATATGGTTATTTTCCGTGAAAATACAGAAGATATCTATGCAGGTATTGAATTTAAAGAAGGTTCTGAAGAAGTCAAAAAAGTGATTGATTTCTTGCAAAATGAAATGGGTGCTAAAAATATTCGTTTTCCTGAAACATCAGGTATTGGGATTAAACCTGTTTCAAAAGAAGGAACAGAACGCCTCGTACGTGCAGCCATTCAATATGCTTTAGACAATAATCGTAAATCAGTAACACTCGTTCATAAAGGTAACATTATGAAATTTACTGAAGGTGCATTCAAACAATGGGGTTATGATTTAGCAGAACGTGAATTTGGTGATAAAGTATTTACATGGAAACAATATGACAAAATTGTTGAAGAAAAAGGTAAAGAAGAAGCTAATGCAGCGCAAGAGAAAGCTGAAAAAGCTGGGAAAATTATCATTAAAGATTCGATTGCAGATATTTTCTTACAACAAATTTTAACACGTCCTTCAGACCATGATGTTGTAGCTACAATGAACTTAAATGGGGACTATATTTCAGATGCTTTAGCTGCTCAAGTTGGTGGCATCGGAATTGCGCCAGGGGCAAACATTAACTATGAAACTGGACATGCCATTTTTGAAGCGACACACGGTACAGCTCCAAAATATGCGGATTTAGATAAAGTGAATCCATCTTCTGTACTATTATCAGGTGTTCTTTTATTAGAACATTTAGGTTGGCAAGAAGCGGCAGACTTAATTACAGCGTCTGTTGAAAAAACAATCGCTTCAAAAGTTGTAACATACGACTTTGCACGATTAATGGATGGCGCAACAGAAGTGAAAACATCTGAATTTGCGGATGAATTGATTAAAAATCTATAA